One genomic region from Populus nigra chromosome 8, ddPopNigr1.1, whole genome shotgun sequence encodes:
- the LOC133700386 gene encoding E3 ubiquitin-protein ligase BIG BROTHER-like: protein MNWNTLMDGHYMNASYPYNSAGSFIEYFEGLTYDHVNFIFNGASHVQDSVYPSMNANFYKFGLSPPGSASYYDPAYVYEVHNHGLRNEEYRRPPLENSSTATNERTSRVNTEWEVNENRSSHDDPVECLRRHHNVQDYQAIWQDHVDPDNMTYEELLELGETVGTQNRGLSQEQISLLPTSKYKRSFFSRRKSRSERCVICQMEYKRGDRQITLPCKHIYHAGCGTRWLSINKACPICYSEVFGDASKH from the exons ATGAATTGGAATACACTCATGGATGGTCATTACATGAATGCTAGCTACCCATATAATTCAGCTGGaagttttattgaatatttCGAAGGTCTCACGTATGACCATGTGAATTTCATTTTCAATGGAGCTTCCCATGTTCAG GATAGTGTATACCCCTCGATGAATGCAAATTTCTACAAGTTTGGCTTATCCCCACCAGGGAGCGCTTCATATTATGACCCTGCTTATGTCTATGAGGTCCACAATCATGGACTACGAAATGAAGAATATAGAAGGCCGCCCTTGGAGAATTCTTCTACAGCGACTAATGAACGGACTTCTAGAGTAAATACTGAATGGGAAGTAAATGAAAACAGGTCTTCTCATGATGACCCTGTAGAAT GTTTGCGCAGACATCATAATGTTCAGGATTATCAG GCTATTTGGCAAGACCATGTTGATCCTGACAATATGACTTACGAG GAATTACTTGAATTAGGCGAGACAGTTGGAACTCAAAATCGAGGTCTTTCTCAAGAACAAATTTCTCTGCTTCCAACCTCAAAATACAAGCGCAGCTTCTTCTCAAGGAGGAAATCAAGAAGTGAGAG GTGTGTCATTTGCCAAATGGAATATAAGCGAGGTGATCGTCAGATCACTCTACCATGCAAACATATTTACCATGCTGGTTGCGGGACCAGATGGCTTAGCATCAATAAG GCCTGCCCCATCTGCTACTCAGAGGTTTTTGGTGATGCATCAAAACATTAA
- the LOC133701010 gene encoding ADP,ATP carrier protein 1, mitochondrial-like, producing MADRRQQPSVMQKMASQVHLSSSFPQGFQRPALHRRQFAYGNYSNAGFQYAMTRPCQSSPDMSLVASSTAPVFVQAPSEKGLAGFAVDFLMGGVSAAVSKTAAAPIERVKLLIQNQDEMIKAGRLSEPYKGIGECFSRTIKDEGTMSLWRGNTANVIRYFPTQALNFAFKDYFKRLFNFKKDRDGYWKWFAGNLASGGAAGASSLLFVYSLDYARTRLANDAKAGKKGGERQFNGLVDVYRKTLKSDGIAGIYRGFNISCVGIIVYRGLYFGLYDSLKPVVLTGKLQDSFFASFALGWVITNGASLASYPIDTVRRRMMMTSGEAVKYKSSLDAFSQILKNEGAKSLFKGAGANILRAVAGAGVLAGYDKLQVIVLGKKYGSGGA from the exons ATGGCTGATAGGCGCCAGCAACCGTCGGTCATGCAAAAGATGGCCAGCCAGGTCCATCTCAGTTCTAGCTTTCCCCAAGGTTTTCAGAGACCTGCTTTACACCGAAGGCAGTTTGCATATGGAAACTATTCCAATGCGGGATTCCAGTATGCCATGACAAGGCCATGCCAGTCTAGCCCTGACATGTCATTGGTTGCATCATCTACTGCACCGGTATTTGTCCAAGCCCCGTCTGAGAAAGGCTTGGCTGGCTTTGCTGTTGATTTTCTTATGGGCGGTGTTTCTGCTGCCGTGTCAAAAACTGCTGCAGCTCCCATTGAGCGTGTGAAGCTCTTGATCCAAAACCAGGATGAGATGATCAAGGCTGGTCGACTCTCTGAACCATACAAGGGAATTGGAGAATGTTTCAGCCGAACAATAAAAGATGAGGGGACGATGTCTTTGTGGAGAGGGAACACTGCTAATGTCATCCGTTACTTCCCCACTCAG GCCCTGAATTTTGCATTCAAAGATTACTTTAAGAGGCTTTTCAACTTCAAGAAGGACCGTGATGGCTATTGGAAGTGGTTCGCTGGAAACTTGGCATCTGGTGGTGCTGCTGGTGCCTCGTCACTACTCTTTGTTTATTCTTTGGATTATGCCCGAACACGTCTTGCAAATGATGCCAAGGCTGGAAAAAAGGGAGGGGAGAGGCAATTCAATGGTTTGGTTGATGTCTACAGGAAGACACTAAAATCAGATGGCATTGCTGGGATTTATCGTGGATTTAACATTTCATGTGTTGGTATTATTGTTTACCGAGGTCTGTATTTTGGATTGTATGATTCTTTGAAGCCAGTCGTCCTGACTGGAAAGCTGCAG GATAGTTTCTTTGCTAGCTTTGCTCTTGGCTGGGTCATCACCAATGGTGCTAGTCTTGCATCCTATCCAATTGACACTGTCCGCAGAAGAATGATGATGACATCTGGTGAAGCTGTCAAGTACAAGAGCTCCCTCGATGCATTCTCCCAGATCCTTAAGAACGAGGGTGCTAAATCCCTCTTCAAGGGTGCTGGTGCAAACATCCTCCGTGCTGTTGCTGGTGCTGGTGTGCTTGCCGGATATGACAAGCTTCAGGTGATTGTCTTGGGAAAGAAGTACGGTTCCGGTGGGGCCTAA
- the LOC133700487 gene encoding extensin-2-like: MGKRGKSGHLSLMIHAIAICLVATSVVAYEPYSYKSSPPLLKSSPPYYYKSPPPPSSSPPSPILYTSPPPPKKSPPPSYHYTSPTPPKKSPHPLYHYKSPPPPKKSPHLPYYYKSPPPPSPSPPPPYHYTSPPPPKKSPHPPYHYTSPPPPKKSPHPSYYYKSPPPPSSYHYTSPPPPKKSPPPLYYYTSPPPSKKSPHPLYHYKSPPSPKKSPHPPYYYKSPPPSSYHYTSPPPPKKSPHPLYHYKSPPPPKKSPHPPYYYKSPPPPSSSPPPPYHYTSPPPPKKYPSPLYHHTSPPPPKKSPHPSYYNYRSPPPPSSSPPPSYHYTSPHLPKKSPPPTYHYTSPPPLKKSHHPSHYYKSPPPPSPSPPPPYHYTSPPPPKKSPPPPNHYASPPPPKKSPSLPYYYKSPPPPSPSPPPPYQYTSPPPPKKSPLPSYHYASPPPPKKSPPSPYYYKSPPPPSSSPPPLYQYTSPPPPKKSPPPLYHYPPPPPPKKSPPPPYYYKSPPPPSPSPPPPYQYTSPPPPKKSPPPPYHYASPPPPKKSPPPPYYYKSPPPPSPSPPPPYQYTSPPPPKKSPPPPYHYASPPPPKKSPPPPYSYKYPPPPSPSPPPPYQYTSPPPPKKSPPPPYHYASPPPPKKSPPPPYYYKSPPPPSPSPPPPYQYTSPPPPKKSPPPPYHYASPPPPKKSPPSPYYYKSPPPPSPSPPPPYHYTSPPPPKKSSPPPYYYKSPPPPSPSPPPQYHYTSPPPPKKSPPPSYHYTSPSPSKKSPPLYYYKSPPPPYSSPPPSYQYTSPPSPKKSPPPPYHYTSPPPPKKSPPPPYYYKSPPPPSSSPPPSYQYTSPPSPKKSPPPPYHYTSPPPPKKSPPPPYYYKSPPLPSPSPPPPYHYTSPPPPKKSSPPPYYYKSPPPPSQSPPPPYQYTSPPPPKKSPPPPYHYASPPPPKKSPPPPYSYKSPPPPSPSPPPSYQYTSPPSPKKSPPLPYHYTSPPPPKKSPPPPYYYKSPPPPSPSPPPPYHYTSPPPPKKSSPPPYYYKSPPPPSPSPPPQYHYTSPPPPKKSPPPSYHYTSPSPSKKSPPLYYYKSPPPPSSSPPPPNYYTSPPPLVKSSPPPYYYTSPPPPYYYKSPPPPTHSPPPPHIYV, translated from the coding sequence ATGGGAAAACGGGGGAAGTCGGGGCATTTGTCCCTAATGATACATGCTATAGCAATTTGCCTTGTAGCCACCAGTGTGGTGGCTTATGAGCCTTATTCCTATAAATCATCTCCTCCTTTGTTGAAATCTTCTCCCCCATATTATTATAAATCTCCACCACCTCCATCTTCATCACCACCTTCACCAATTCTCTATACATCTCCACCTCCTCCAAAAAAATCCCCTCCACCATCATATCATTACACATCTCCTACACCACCAAAGAAATCCCCTCATCCACTATACCACTACAAATCTCCTCCACCACCAAAGAAATCCCCTCATCTACCATACTATTACAAGTCTCCTCCTCCACCATCTccatcaccaccacctccaTACCACTATACATCTCCACCTCCTCCAAAGAAATCTCCTCATCCTCCATACCACTACACTTCACCTCCCCCACCAAAGAAATCCCCTCATCCATCATACTATTACAAGTCTCCTCCTCCACCATCTTCATACCACTACACATCTCCACCTCCTCCAAAGAAATCTCCTCCACCACTATACTATTACACATCTCCTCCACCATCAAAGAAATCCCCTCATCCACTATACCACTATAAATCTCCTCCATCACCAAAGAAATCCCCTCATCCACCATACTATTACAAGTCTCCTCCACCATCTTCATACCACTACACATCTCCACCTCCTCCAAAGAAATCCCCTCATCCACTATACCACTATAAATCTCCTCCACCACCAAAGAAATCCCCTCATCCACCATACTATTACAAGTCTCCTCCTCCACCATCTtcatcaccaccacctccaTATCACTACACATCTCCACCTCCTCCAAAGAAATATCCCTCTCCTCTATACCACCACACTTCACCTCCCCCACCAAAGAAATCCCCTCATCCATCATACTATAATTACAGGTCTCCTCCTCCACCATCTTCATCACCACCACCTTCATACCATTACACATCTCCACATCTTCCAAAGAAATCTCCCCCTCCTACATACCACTACACTTCACCTCCCCCGCTAAAGAAATCTCATCATCCATCACACTATTACAAGTCACCTCCTCCACCATCCccatcaccaccacctccaTACCACTACACATCTCCACCTCCTCCAAAgaaatctcctcctcctccaaacCACTACGCCTCACCTCCACCACCTAAAAAGTCTCCCTCTCTACCATACTATTACAAGTCTCCTCCTCCACCATCCccatcaccaccacctccaTATCAATACACATCTCCACCTCCTCCAAAAAAATCCCCTCTTCCTTCATACCACTACGCCTCACCTCCACCACCTAAAAAGTCTCCCCCTTCACCGTACTATTACAAGTCTCCTCCTCCACCATCCTCATCACCACCACCTCTATACCAATACACATCTCCACCTCCCCCAAAGAAATCCCCTCCTCCTCTATACCACTAccctccacctccaccacctaAAAAGTCTCCCCCTCCACCGTACTATTACAAGTCTCCTCCTCCACCATCTccatcaccaccacctccaTACCAATACACATCTCCACCTCCTCCAAAgaaatctcctcctcctccatacCACTACGCCTCACCTCCACCACCTAAAAAGTCTCCCCCTCCACCGTACTATTACAAGTCTCCTCCTCCACCATCCCCGTCACCACCACCTCCATACCAATACACATCTCCACCTCCTCCAAAGAAATCCCCTCCTCCTCCATACCACTACGCCTCACCTCCACCACCTAAAAAGTCTCCCCCTCCACCGTACTCTTACAAGTATCCTCCTCCACCATCCccatcaccaccacctccaTACCAATACACATCTCCACCTCCTCCAAAgaaatctcctcctcctccatacCACTACGCCTCACCTCCACCACCTAAAAAGTCTCCCCCTCCACCATACTATTACAAGTCTCCTCCTCCACCATCCCCGTCACCACCACCTCCATACCAATACACATCTCCACCTCCTCCAAAaaaatctcctcctcctccatacCACTACGCCTCACCTCCACCACCTAAAAAGTCTCCCCCTTCACCGTACTATTACAAGTCTCCTCCTCCACCATCCCCGTCACCACCACCTCCATACCATTACACATCTCCACCTCCTCCAAAGAAATCTTCACCTCCACCTTACTATTATAAGTCTCCACCTCCACCATCTCCTTCACCACCACCTCAATACCACTACACATCTCCTCCACCTCCAAAGAAATCTCCTCCTCCATCATACCACTACACATCTCCTTCCCCTTCAAAGAAATCTCCCCCTCTATACTATTACAAGTCTCCTCCTCCACCATATTCATCACCACCACCTTCATACCAATACACATCTCCACCTTCTCCAAAGAAATCCCCTCCTCCTCCATACCACTACACCTCACCTCCACCACCTAAAAAGTCTCCCCCTCCGCCGTACTATTACAAGTCTCCTCCTCCACCATCTTCATCACCACCACCTTCATACCAATACACATCTCCACCTTCTCCAAAGAAATCCCCTCCTCCTCCATACCACTACACCTCACCTCCACCACCTAAAAAGTCTCCCCCTCCGCCGTACTATTACAAGTCTCCTCCTCTACCATCCCCGTCACCACCACCTCCATACCATTACACATCTCCACCTCCTCCAAAGAAATCTTCACCTCCACCTTACTATTACAAGTCTCCTCCTCCACCATCCCAGTCACCACCACCTCCATACCAATACACATCTCCACCTCCTCCAAAgaaatctcctcctcctccatacCACTACGCCTCACCTCCACCACCTAAAAAGTCTCCCCCTCCACCGTACTCTTACAAGTCTCCTCCTCCACCATCCCCCTCACCACCACCTTCATACCAATACACATCTCCACCTTCTCCAAAGAAATCCCCTCCTCTTCCATACCACTACACCTCACCTCCACCACCTAAAAAGTCTCCCCCTCCGCCGTACTATTACAAGTCTCCTCCTCCACCATCCCCGTCACCACCACCTCCATACCATTACACATCTCCACCTCCTCCAAAGAAATCTTCACCTCCACCTTACTATTATAAGTCTCCACCTCCACCATCTCCTTCACCACCACCTCAATACCACTACACATCTCCTCCACCTCCAAAGAAATCTCCTCCTCCATCATACCACTACACATCTCCTTCCCCTTCAAAGAAATCTCCCCCTCTATACTATTACAAGTCTCCTCCTCCACCATcttcatcaccaccaccaccaaactATTACACATCACCTCCTCCTTTAGTGAAATCTTCACCCCCTCCATACTACTATACATCTCCTCCACCACCCTACTACTATAAATCTCCACCACCCCCAACTCACTCCCCACCTCCTCCACACATTTATGTATAA
- the LOC133701161 gene encoding extensin-2-like → MGKRGQPGLLSQMIFALAFCLVATRVAAYEPYYYKSPPSPLKSSPPPYHYLSPPPPKMSPPPPYIYKSPPPPSPSPPPPYHYSSPPPPKKSPPPLYVYKSPPPPSPSPPPPYHYSSPPPPKKSPLPPYIYKSPPPPSPSPPPPYHYSSPPPPKKSPPTPYVYKSPPPPPPPYHYSSPPPPPPKKSPPPPYVYKSPPPPSPSPPPPYHYSSPPPPPPKKSPAPPYVYKSPPPPSPSPPPPYHYSSPPPPKKSPAPPYVYKSPPPPSPSSPPPYHYSSPPSPKKSPPPLYVYKSPPPPSPSPPPPYHYSSPSPPKKSPPPPYIYKSPSPPPPYHYSSPPPPKKSPPPPYIYKSPPPPSSSPPPPYYYKSPPPPTHSPPPSYY, encoded by the coding sequence ATGGGAAAACGAGGGCAACCGGGACTCTTGTCTCAAATGATTTTCGCTCTGGCATTTTGCTTGGTAGCCACTAGAGTGGCTGCTTATGAGCCTTACTACTACAAATCACCACCTTCACCATTAAAATCTTCACCTCCTCCATATCACTACTTGTCTCCTCCCCCTCCAAAAATGTCTCCTCCCCCTCCTTATATCTATAAATCTCCACCTCCACCATCTCCCTCCCCGCCACCTCCGTACCACTACTCTTCACCTCCCCCGCCAAAAAAGTCTCCCCCACCTCTATACGTATATAAGTCTCCACCTCCACCATCTCCCTCCCCGCCACCTCCATACCACTACTCTTCACCTCCCCCGCCAAAGAAGTCTCCCCTACCCCCGTATATATATAAGTCTCCGCCTCCACCATCTCCCTCCCCGCCACCTCCGTACCACTACTCTTCACCTCCACCTCCAAAGAAGTCTCCCCCAACCCCGTATGTATACAAGTCTCCGCCTCCCCCGCCACCTCCGTACCACTACTCttcacctccacctccacctccaaaGAAGTCTCCCCCACCCCCGTATGTATACAAGTCTCCGCCTCCACCATCTCCCTCCCCGCCACCTCCATACCACTACTCttcacctccacctccacctccaaaGAAGTCTCCTGCACCTCCGTATGTATACAAGTCTCCGCCTCCACCATCTCCCTCCCCGCCACCTCCATACCACTACTCTTCACCTCCTCCACCAAAGAAGTCTCCTGCACCTCCGTATGTATACAAGTCTCCGCCTCCACCATCTCCCTCCTCGCCACCTCCATACCACTACTCTTCACCTCCCTCGCCAAAGAAATCACCTCCTCCTCTATACGTATATAAGTCTCCACCTCCACCATCTCCCTCCCCGCCACCTCCATACCACTACTCTTCACCTTCCCCGCCAAAgaaatctcctcctcctccatacATTTATAAGTCTCCCTCCCCGCCACCTCCATATCACTACTCTTCACCTCCACCTCCAAAGAAGTCTCCCCCTCCTCCATACATCTACAAGTCTCCACCTCCACCATCTTCCTCACCTCCCCCTCCCTACTATTATAAGTCTCCACCACCTCCAACTCATTCCCCACCTCCTTCATACTATTAA